Proteins from a genomic interval of Deinococcus aestuarii:
- a CDS encoding thioesterase family protein, which yields MLPIPDGHSAELTITVTDEMTVHFQELGHGPGHPVYATYWIARHFEEAGRNLLLPFREEGEEGVGTFVSVEHRASALPGMRVRIVATVEKVEGRRLDCTLTATSELGDSIATGRTGQYVTRAQRLEQNFETLRERWAAHRQGGENR from the coding sequence ATGCTTCCTATCCCGGACGGACACAGCGCCGAACTGACCATCACCGTCACCGACGAGATGACGGTTCACTTTCAGGAACTCGGGCATGGCCCCGGTCATCCCGTGTACGCGACCTACTGGATCGCCCGGCACTTCGAGGAGGCGGGCCGCAACCTCCTGCTGCCCTTTCGCGAGGAGGGGGAGGAGGGCGTCGGGACCTTCGTGAGCGTCGAGCACCGCGCCTCCGCCCTCCCGGGGATGCGGGTGCGGATCGTCGCCACCGTGGAGAAGGTGGAGGGCCGCCGCCTCGACTGCACCCTGACGGCGACGAGCGAGCTGGGTGACTCCATCGCCACCGGGCGCACCGGGCAGTACGTGACCCGCGCGCAGAGGCTGGAGCAGAACTTCGAGACGCTGCGCGAACGCTGGGCCGCGCACCGGCAGGGCGGGGAGAACAGGTGA
- a CDS encoding ring-cleaving dioxygenase, producing the protein MTAPPPPFSGLHHVSALTARAERGHAFYTRVLGLRLVKRTVNQDDPRMYHLFYADGAGSPGTEVTFFDFPRAAREHRGVNSVTRTTLRVTGPEALTFWADRLTRGGVPHGGPVPRDGRLHLDFEDPDGTLLSLIDDGGEGPRGVVNPLTDVPAAFQPQGLGYSGFTVADLAPTRALFERGLNLREVRTYPTGEFTTHVFRMGEGGPHADLHVTGRDDLPRHRPGAGGVHHVALRVRDEAELRGWLAHLEEAGYPNSGPVDRHYFQSVYVRDPNGLVIELATDGPGFTTDEHLETLGERLALPPLLEPRRAEIEARLRPLVLERA; encoded by the coding sequence ATGACCGCGCCCCCTCCACCCTTCAGCGGCCTTCACCACGTCAGCGCTCTCACGGCGCGGGCCGAGCGGGGCCACGCCTTCTACACCCGCGTGCTGGGCCTGCGCCTGGTCAAGAGGACCGTCAACCAGGACGACCCGCGCATGTACCACCTCTTCTACGCGGACGGGGCGGGCAGCCCGGGTACGGAGGTGACCTTCTTCGACTTCCCCCGCGCGGCGCGTGAACACCGCGGCGTGAACAGCGTCACCCGCACCACCCTGCGCGTGACGGGCCCGGAGGCCCTGACCTTCTGGGCGGATCGCCTGACCCGCGGGGGCGTCCCGCACGGCGGCCCCGTACCCCGCGACGGGCGCCTGCACCTCGACTTCGAGGACCCCGACGGCACCCTGCTCTCCCTGATCGACGACGGGGGCGAGGGCCCGCGCGGCGTGGTCAACCCGCTCACGGACGTGCCCGCCGCCTTCCAGCCCCAGGGCCTGGGCTACAGCGGCTTCACGGTGGCGGACCTCGCGCCCACCCGCGCCTTGTTCGAGCGCGGCCTGAATCTGCGGGAGGTGCGGACGTACCCCACGGGAGAGTTCACCACCCACGTCTTCCGGATGGGGGAGGGCGGGCCGCACGCCGACTTGCACGTCACCGGGCGGGACGACCTGCCCCGGCACCGCCCCGGCGCGGGGGGCGTCCACCACGTCGCCCTGCGGGTGCGGGACGAGGCGGAGTTGCGCGGCTGGCTCGCCCACCTGGAGGAGGCGGGGTATCCGAACAGCGGGCCGGTGGACCGCCACTACTTCCAGTCGGTCTACGTCCGCGATCCGAATGGTCTGGTGATTGAACTCGCCACCGACGGCCCCGGCTTCACCACCGACGAACATCTGGAAACGCTGGGGGAGCGCCTCGCCCTGCCGCCCCTCCTCGAACCGCGCCGCGCGGAGATCGAGGCCCGGCTCCGCCCCCTCGTCCTGGAAAGGGCCTGA
- a CDS encoding DinB family protein, which translates to MTQSSLQDELVALRAALPTPGAVAAELDRELTAFADMMRAAEPRWHTPMPGRTWTPAQEAEHTVLVNEGTARVVRLLGSDRPLRETPRQEGRTENGRRLAPQGTEPGPGEDLAPLLARNEATRPLLAGVRAAPDPERTFPHPFLGMLDALDWLRMAAAQTRHHRATMRAGLDRLGARDRAAE; encoded by the coding sequence ATGACCCAATCCAGCCTTCAGGATGAACTCGTCGCCCTGCGCGCCGCCCTTCCCACGCCCGGGGCGGTGGCCGCCGAGCTGGACCGCGAACTGACGGCCTTTGCGGACATGATGCGCGCCGCCGAGCCCCGCTGGCACACCCCCATGCCCGGGCGCACCTGGACGCCCGCCCAGGAGGCCGAGCACACCGTCCTCGTCAACGAGGGCACCGCCCGCGTGGTGCGGCTGCTCGGGTCGGACCGGCCCCTGCGCGAGACGCCCCGGCAGGAGGGCCGCACGGAGAACGGGCGCCGCCTCGCTCCCCAGGGAACCGAGCCCGGACCGGGAGAAGACCTCGCCCCCCTGCTCGCCCGCAACGAGGCCACCCGGCCCCTGCTCGCCGGGGTGCGCGCCGCGCCGGACCCAGAGCGGACGTTTCCCCATCCCTTCCTGGGGATGCTGGACGCGCTCGACTGGCTGCGGATGGCCGCCGCGCAGACCCGCCACCACCGCGCGACGATGCGAGCGGGCCTGGACCGGCTCGGCGCCCGGGACCGCGCGGCAGAGTGA
- a CDS encoding DUF421 domain-containing protein, with amino-acid sequence MFQELQQWAVQIERFLEYNRDVGDVGGFAMALRTLLIYAFSLFLVRIGNKRFLAQASAFDVIIGIMLGSVMSRAINSSAPLFPTLGAGLVLVGLHWSLNRLSYHLDWLGPLLKGNPVLLIRNGELHQDGLRKSGISEGDLEQALRLQAQETDPSGIKLAYLERNGSVSAIPKESEPRVLEVKVEDGVQTVRIRLE; translated from the coding sequence ATGTTTCAAGAGCTTCAGCAATGGGCCGTGCAGATCGAGAGGTTTCTCGAATACAACCGCGACGTGGGAGACGTGGGGGGCTTCGCGATGGCCCTGCGGACGCTCCTGATCTACGCCTTCTCGCTGTTTCTGGTGCGCATCGGCAACAAACGCTTTCTGGCCCAGGCGTCGGCCTTCGACGTGATCATCGGCATCATGCTCGGCTCGGTGATGAGCCGCGCGATCAATTCCTCGGCGCCGCTCTTTCCCACCCTGGGGGCCGGGCTGGTGTTGGTCGGGCTCCACTGGTCGCTGAACAGGCTGTCCTACCACCTTGACTGGCTGGGTCCCCTTCTGAAGGGCAACCCGGTGTTGCTGATCCGGAACGGGGAACTTCATCAGGATGGGTTGCGGAAAAGCGGCATCTCCGAAGGTGACCTCGAACAGGCGCTGCGGCTGCAAGCCCAGGAGACGGACCCTTCCGGGATCAAGCTCGCCTACCTGGAGCGCAATGGGAGCGTCAGCGCGATTCCCAAAGAGAGTGAGCCGCGCGTGCTGGAGGTCAAGGTGGAGGACGGGGTGCAGACGGTGCGGATCAGGCTGGAGTAG
- a CDS encoding class I adenylate-forming enzyme family protein: MLLSSGSTGPPKAVRREVSPAPLLPTLTALLNGPELRARAPTLLTIPLFHGHGLMTLGLCLAMGAPLHLFARGTPELYWQALTERDIEVLVLVPTVLYRLLETPSPGRAGRLRTIVCGSAPLGAGLATRALSRFGPLLSNLYGGSEFGLVSLATPGHLLAAPDSVGSVLPGVRVSVRRADGTPAPFGEVVVRGSMATGRPGSGQGTGDLGRLTPSGRLTLAGRLDDLLIIGGENVSPEAVEARIAELGYVRECAVVGVPSEEYGQALAVLIVLHGGQGGVTRERVELDLRSRLPRMLRPARVTFVEELPRNALGKLVRRRLTVDGDVEEGGRAAGAGPAAGDG, translated from the coding sequence GTGCTCCTGAGTTCGGGCAGCACCGGACCCCCCAAGGCCGTGCGGCGCGAGGTGAGCCCCGCTCCGCTGTTGCCCACCCTCACCGCCCTGCTGAACGGACCGGAGTTGCGCGCCCGCGCCCCGACCCTGCTGACGATCCCGCTCTTCCACGGCCACGGGCTGATGACGCTGGGGCTTTGCCTGGCGATGGGGGCGCCGCTGCACCTCTTCGCGCGGGGCACCCCGGAGCTGTACTGGCAAGCCCTGACGGAGAGGGACATCGAGGTGCTCGTCCTCGTGCCCACCGTGCTCTACCGCCTGCTGGAGACCCCTTCCCCGGGCCGGGCGGGGCGGCTGCGGACCATCGTGTGCGGGTCGGCCCCGCTGGGTGCCGGCCTCGCCACGCGGGCCCTCTCGCGCTTCGGGCCGTTGCTCTCCAATCTCTACGGCGGGAGCGAGTTCGGGCTGGTGTCCCTGGCGACGCCCGGGCACCTCCTCGCCGCGCCGGACAGCGTGGGGAGCGTCCTGCCCGGCGTGCGGGTCTCGGTCCGCCGCGCGGACGGCACGCCCGCCCCGTTCGGCGAGGTGGTCGTGCGGGGCAGCATGGCGACGGGCAGGCCGGGCTCCGGACAGGGAACGGGCGACCTGGGCCGCCTGACCCCCTCGGGGCGGCTGACGCTCGCCGGGCGGCTCGACGACCTGCTGATCATCGGGGGCGAGAACGTCTCGCCGGAGGCGGTCGAGGCCCGCATCGCGGAGCTGGGCTATGTGCGGGAGTGCGCCGTGGTCGGCGTCCCGAGCGAGGAGTACGGGCAGGCCCTCGCCGTCCTGATCGTCTTGCACGGCGGGCAGGGCGGCGTGACGCGGGAACGGGTCGAACTCGACCTCCGGTCCCGCCTGCCCCGGATGTTGCGGCCCGCGAGGGTCACCTTCGTGGAAGAATTGCCCAGGAATGCCCTGGGAAAACTGGTCCGCAGACGGCTCACGGTGGACGGCGACGTGGAGGAGGGTGGGCGTGCCGCTGGCGCTGGCCCTGCTGCCGGGGACGGCTGA
- a CDS encoding alpha/beta fold hydrolase has product MTSHQTERGRAAALGRTLGLAALPLVAWLGWTLYSRLRIPHDLTPPPALDAERRTLDGRAGPVNVYVAGSGAPLLLVHSVNAAASAYEVRPLFEHYRASRRVYALDLPGFGFSRRSDRDYTPRLMTDALHDVLDEIALESGEERVDALALSLGGEFLARAATERRERFRSVTLVTPTGFGKNEQFYGGFGSTRGRPGVKRAFENPLWAQPFYDALASAPSLRYFLRLTFGSSAAVDEGLLRYDYPTSHVPGARHAPFSFIGGLLFSADIDRVYEALTVPVWLAYGTRDRFTDFGDLSNVERRPNWTFDRFETGALAYFEQPGPFISAYDAFLRRAGAN; this is encoded by the coding sequence ATGACCTCACACCAGACGGAGCGCGGACGCGCCGCGGCCCTGGGCCGGACCCTCGGGCTGGCCGCCCTGCCCCTGGTCGCGTGGCTGGGCTGGACCCTCTACAGCCGCCTGCGCATTCCCCACGACCTGACGCCGCCGCCCGCCCTGGACGCCGAGCGGCGCACCCTCGACGGCCGCGCGGGACCCGTCAACGTGTACGTGGCCGGGTCCGGTGCCCCCCTACTGCTCGTCCACAGCGTGAACGCCGCCGCGAGCGCCTACGAGGTCCGGCCCCTGTTCGAGCACTACCGCGCCTCCCGCCGGGTGTACGCCCTCGACCTCCCCGGCTTCGGCTTCTCCCGGCGCAGCGACCGCGACTATACCCCCCGTTTGATGACCGACGCCCTCCACGACGTGCTCGACGAGATCGCCCTGGAGAGCGGGGAGGAGCGTGTGGACGCCCTGGCCCTCTCGCTGGGCGGCGAGTTCCTGGCCCGCGCCGCGACCGAGCGCCGGGAGCGCTTCCGCTCGGTCACGCTGGTGACGCCCACCGGCTTCGGCAAGAACGAGCAGTTCTACGGCGGGTTCGGCAGCACCCGGGGGCGCCCCGGCGTCAAGCGCGCCTTCGAGAATCCCCTCTGGGCGCAGCCCTTCTACGACGCCCTGGCGAGCGCGCCCAGCCTGCGCTACTTCCTGCGGTTGACCTTCGGCTCGTCCGCGGCGGTCGACGAGGGGCTGCTGCGCTACGACTACCCCACCTCCCACGTGCCCGGCGCCCGCCACGCGCCCTTCTCCTTTATCGGCGGCCTTCTCTTCAGCGCGGACATCGACCGGGTGTACGAGGCGCTCACGGTGCCGGTGTGGCTGGCCTACGGGACGCGCGACCGCTTCACCGACTTCGGCGACCTGAGCAACGTGGAGAGGCGGCCCAACTGGACGTTCGACCGCTTCGAGACGGGCGCCCTCGCGTACTTCGAGCAGCCCGGCCCCTTCATCTCCGCCTACGACGCTTTCCTCAGGCGGGCCGGAGCGAACTGA
- a CDS encoding AI-2E family transporter yields MQRPPPVRIVNLLPTALVIIGVLLLLNFSSRVSSSLLAVTLAVLLATALNPLVVFFERWVPRGVAAVLTVLLVLGAVVGLVWLAVPPIVAQFANLLQGLPSDAAQLEAYLQEWLDRTPQLAALVQQIDLASLARRAAGWLSNLFPLLLSVTGSLASFLFLAVVTFITLLFALSSPVPLINGVLGALPQRYRPQAREALATVLSQMGAWGRAQVLVMLIIGVGMAAGLYLLGVENWLVFGVISALGELIPNIGPVLAAIPPILFTLLGDPQLAFYVAIYAVVLQQVEGNLIVPFLMGSAANMHPFSITVGVLLFGSVFGLVGAFLTVPFLIIIKAVYETFYLDRQPDVSEQKTEDLIHGELADPTPGGQGERRGPEGREKQEK; encoded by the coding sequence ATGCAAAGACCGCCTCCCGTCCGAATCGTCAACCTGCTGCCCACCGCCCTGGTCATCATCGGCGTGCTGCTGCTGCTGAACTTCTCCTCGCGGGTCAGTTCGTCGCTGCTGGCGGTGACGCTGGCCGTGCTGCTGGCTACGGCCCTGAACCCGTTGGTGGTCTTTTTCGAGCGGTGGGTGCCGCGCGGGGTGGCCGCCGTGCTCACCGTGCTGCTGGTGCTGGGGGCGGTGGTGGGGCTGGTGTGGCTGGCGGTGCCGCCCATCGTCGCGCAGTTCGCCAACCTGCTCCAGGGCCTGCCCAGCGACGCCGCACAACTGGAGGCTTACCTGCAAGAGTGGCTGGACCGCACGCCCCAGCTTGCCGCCCTGGTGCAGCAGATCGACCTGGCCTCTCTGGCCCGGCGGGCGGCGGGGTGGCTGTCCAACCTGTTTCCCCTGCTGCTCTCGGTCACGGGATCCCTGGCGTCGTTCCTGTTCCTGGCGGTGGTCACCTTTATCACGCTGCTGTTCGCGCTGAGCAGCCCGGTGCCGCTGATCAACGGCGTGCTGGGCGCCCTCCCGCAGCGGTACCGCCCCCAGGCCCGGGAGGCGCTGGCGACCGTGCTGAGTCAGATGGGAGCCTGGGGCCGGGCCCAGGTGCTCGTCATGCTGATCATCGGCGTGGGCATGGCCGCCGGCCTGTATCTGCTGGGCGTCGAGAACTGGCTGGTCTTCGGGGTCATCAGCGCGCTCGGGGAACTCATTCCCAATATCGGCCCGGTCCTCGCCGCCATTCCGCCCATCCTCTTTACCCTGCTGGGCGATCCGCAACTGGCCTTCTACGTGGCGATCTACGCCGTCGTGCTGCAACAGGTCGAGGGGAACCTGATCGTGCCCTTCCTGATGGGCAGCGCCGCCAACATGCATCCCTTCTCCATCACCGTGGGGGTGCTGCTCTTCGGCAGCGTCTTCGGGCTGGTGGGCGCCTTTCTGACCGTGCCCTTCCTGATCATCATCAAGGCGGTCTACGAGACCTTCTACCTCGACCGCCAACCCGACGTGTCGGAACAGAAGACCGAGGACCTGATCCACGGCGAGCTGGCGGACCCGACCCCCGGGGGACAGGGGGAGAGAAGAGGGCCGGAGGGAAGAGAGAAACAGGAGAAATGA
- a CDS encoding metallophosphoesterase: MKLTRRAFLTGTLGLAAVGTAGAQGADRARLRHQSAALPGLTRPLRVAQLTDLHYGLYITAASVRAWVDLTLQARPDLIVVTGDLLDADVAKDAGPLLAELSRLRAPLGVWGVWGNHDYGSFGRYARLGHSPRRENWRERREGFAGALADGGLRVLNNEGVQVRGDLYLAGVDDLMQGEPDLGAALAGAGTGATLLLSHNPDLLPEVPRSVGLTLCGHTHGGQVRLPLIGAVTTASRYGQRFAQGWVEGPARGFVSRGLGMTAVPLRLNCPAEVVVFDLRPA, encoded by the coding sequence ATGAAGCTGACCCGCAGGGCCTTTCTGACCGGGACGCTCGGTCTCGCGGCGGTGGGGACGGCGGGGGCCCAGGGCGCCGACCGGGCGCGGCTCCGGCACCAGTCGGCGGCGCTGCCCGGCCTCACCCGCCCGCTGCGGGTGGCCCAGCTCACCGACTTGCACTACGGCCTCTACATCACGGCGGCCTCGGTGCGGGCGTGGGTGGACCTGACCTTGCAGGCCCGCCCGGACCTGATCGTGGTGACGGGCGACCTCCTCGACGCGGACGTGGCGAAAGACGCCGGGCCGCTCCTCGCGGAGTTGAGCCGACTGCGCGCGCCGCTGGGCGTCTGGGGCGTGTGGGGCAACCACGACTACGGCTCTTTCGGCCGGTACGCCCGGCTGGGCCACAGCCCGCGGCGCGAGAACTGGCGCGAGCGCCGCGAGGGCTTCGCGGGCGCCCTGGCCGACGGCGGCCTGCGGGTGCTGAACAACGAGGGCGTGCAGGTGCGGGGCGACCTCTACCTGGCGGGCGTGGACGACCTCATGCAGGGCGAGCCGGACCTGGGCGCGGCGCTCGCCGGGGCCGGGACGGGCGCCACGCTGCTGCTGAGCCACAACCCCGACCTGCTGCCCGAGGTGCCCCGGTCGGTGGGCCTGACCCTGTGCGGCCACACCCACGGCGGGCAGGTGCGCTTGCCGCTGATCGGTGCCGTCACGACCGCCTCGCGCTACGGCCAGCGGTTCGCGCAGGGGTGGGTGGAGGGACCGGCGCGCGGCTTCGTGTCGCGCGGGCTGGGCATGACCGCCGTGCCGCTGCGGCTGAACTGCCCGGCGGAGGTGGTCGTCTTCGACCTGCGGCCCGCGTAG
- a CDS encoding SulP family inorganic anion transporter, with the protein MSDQMPATARAAPGESRWSKLRQDTIAGLINAVVSVPDGLASAALAGVNPVYGLYTSIAAPVAGSALVSAQLMQISTTTASALAAGQAIAGYPAAQRDGALFLLVLLVGIFLAIFGILRLGRLVRFVSHAVMTGFLTGVAAVLVLDQLAPLVGYSPRGANEIVQFVDLLRNPSQFNVPTIVTGVVALALVFGLARTRLATLASLVALVVPTLLVALLGWGAVEQVADVSPIPRGLPTLTLPDLSLLSPALLLAAFSLAVVIAVQGAGVSQSVENPDGRPVNPSRDMIAQGVANAASGLLSGIPAGGSVGQTALNVSVGARTRWAGIFGGVWMLAIVLLFPSLVGRVPMAVLAALMIQAGASAINTREVRSIWKTGGAARWSILATFAATLVLSVPVAVAVGVGLTVILFLSSSASDVIVRERVTLPDGRVAEVVPPKTLPSEQVTVLDVYGSLFFAGARTLREALPSPQGSTRPAVVLRLRGRTRVGATLIEVLDDYADDLAEVGGRLYLSGVDGDVGEQLREAGKLDLDRSVHVVPAGDVIGASTDQAVTSARGWLGSTRADTPRMKRA; encoded by the coding sequence GTGAGTGACCAGATGCCCGCCACCGCCAGGGCCGCCCCCGGCGAGTCGCGCTGGAGCAAACTGCGGCAGGACACCATCGCCGGATTGATCAACGCTGTCGTGAGCGTCCCCGACGGGCTGGCCTCGGCGGCGCTGGCGGGGGTGAATCCGGTCTATGGCCTGTACACCAGCATCGCCGCGCCGGTGGCCGGGAGTGCCCTGGTCAGCGCCCAACTGATGCAGATTTCCACCACCACCGCCTCGGCCCTGGCGGCGGGGCAGGCCATCGCGGGCTATCCGGCGGCGCAGCGGGACGGCGCCCTGTTCCTGCTCGTCCTGCTCGTCGGCATCTTCCTGGCGATCTTCGGCATTCTGCGGCTGGGGCGGCTGGTGCGTTTCGTCTCGCACGCGGTGATGACGGGTTTCCTGACTGGGGTGGCGGCGGTGCTCGTCCTCGATCAGCTCGCACCGCTGGTGGGGTACAGCCCCCGGGGCGCGAACGAGATCGTGCAGTTCGTGGACCTGCTGCGGAATCCCTCGCAGTTCAACGTGCCTACCATCGTGACCGGCGTGGTGGCCCTCGCCCTCGTCTTCGGGCTGGCGCGGACCCGGCTCGCCACGCTGGCCTCCCTGGTCGCGCTGGTGGTGCCGACGCTGCTGGTCGCCTTGCTGGGCTGGGGGGCGGTGGAGCAGGTGGCGGACGTGAGCCCCATCCCGCGCGGCCTGCCCACGCTGACGCTGCCCGACCTCAGCCTGCTCTCGCCCGCGCTGCTGCTCGCGGCCTTCTCGCTCGCGGTGGTGATCGCCGTGCAGGGCGCGGGAGTCAGTCAGAGCGTGGAGAACCCCGACGGGCGCCCGGTCAACCCCTCGCGGGACATGATCGCGCAGGGCGTGGCGAACGCGGCGAGCGGGCTCCTGTCGGGCATCCCGGCGGGCGGCTCGGTCGGCCAGACGGCGCTGAACGTGAGCGTGGGGGCACGCACCCGCTGGGCGGGCATCTTCGGCGGCGTCTGGATGCTCGCCATCGTGCTGCTTTTCCCGAGTCTCGTCGGCCGGGTGCCGATGGCGGTCCTCGCGGCGCTGATGATCCAGGCAGGAGCCAGCGCGATCAACACGCGCGAGGTGCGCTCCATCTGGAAGACGGGCGGCGCGGCCCGCTGGTCGATCCTGGCAACCTTCGCGGCGACGCTGGTGCTGTCGGTGCCCGTCGCGGTCGCGGTGGGCGTGGGGCTGACGGTGATCCTGTTCCTGTCCTCCTCGGCGAGCGACGTGATCGTGCGCGAGCGTGTCACCCTTCCCGACGGGCGCGTGGCCGAGGTTGTCCCGCCGAAGACCTTGCCCAGCGAACAGGTGACGGTGCTCGACGTGTACGGCAGCCTCTTCTTCGCGGGGGCGCGGACGCTGCGGGAAGCCCTGCCCAGCCCCCAGGGGTCCACCCGCCCGGCCGTGGTGCTGCGGCTGCGGGGACGGACCCGGGTCGGCGCAACGCTGATCGAGGTGCTGGACGACTACGCCGACGACCTCGCGGAGGTGGGCGGGCGGCTGTACCTCAGCGGCGTGGACGGGGACGTGGGCGAGCAACTGCGGGAGGCGGGCAAGCTCGACCTCGACCGTTCCGTTCACGTGGTGCCCGCCGGGGACGTGATCGGCGCCTCGACGGACCAGGCCGTGACCTCCGCGAGGGGCTGGCTGGGCAGCACGCGGGCCGACACGCCGCGCATGAAACGGGCCTAG
- a CDS encoding phospholipase D-like domain-containing protein, with amino-acid sequence MGRPHRRLWLATLAALGGTAFTALLVWLAARDRARLPRRTLLLASLAALAGVVLTVRLVWRAAGPGGRVRHPRRVLLFAALVGVTFTALVARLLIGPVMEALPQAQVFLRAYVGTLAASVSVTAGFALIGALSAPALPLAAVGVPPRAGPYRVGVTLGVSGGLLLIPALLLLVGTAVYREGAFGPELHLGVLLAAVSGLYGLLSGGLLGLLTVRAGQVWRPAVAGLLGAGLGGAICGLVFSRLGLSDVSRGGWGFLLTVALLVATVHLSWGMGVRAALGGLVARNRRPGGRAVPVQAASRVQVNVVATLALLLLGAGAGLTRTLGDFVTTRPVDPGPPRAARPLDPPACPEPRDPLERAVWRVTTREGEPDLSCRHTVFPLLRMPGPGLPGEVGETSPRASGFDDVASLVLTARREVLFTTMEWDEGPQDPGETLAHALARLYARVKAEPGRYPDGLSVRLSLGNYPVVSTFEWGAEVWGALRDLLAAGVPLSDPRSGWRVQLGNYAGTFPHSHVKLLVIDGETLMAAGFNYGYGHYPVDHPSGKGVGLFDLALVVRGPVAQSGVNVFEDLWTRSKRVECPGAPDPDSPRAGCRLGAPGQREGRPAVRRAVPDGGARVFSLYRREGFPEADEAVAALLDAAREHVDLLHVNFSMNVGCIVALLNPTLCTERDRLPWMTALLEALERGVTVRLMTSPEELSGIENRIALAYLRREMGRRGIPASRFQARWFPTRLHAKATLIDGRMLVVGSMNLHYSSWTQGPLGLAEYSLATGDPAVTREFRRMYGGFWARAEGVTLPPFLVEASAGKR; translated from the coding sequence ATGGGACGCCCCCACCGGCGGCTGTGGCTGGCGACGCTCGCGGCGCTGGGGGGAACGGCCTTTACGGCGCTGCTCGTGTGGCTGGCGGCCAGGGACCGGGCGAGGCTCCCGCGCCGGACGCTGCTGCTCGCCTCGCTCGCGGCGCTGGCCGGGGTGGTGCTGACCGTCCGGCTGGTGTGGCGGGCCGCCGGGCCGGGGGGGCGGGTCCGTCACCCCCGCCGGGTGCTGCTCTTCGCCGCGCTCGTCGGGGTGACGTTCACGGCCCTGGTCGCCCGGCTCCTGATCGGGCCGGTGATGGAGGCGTTGCCGCAGGCCCAGGTCTTCTTGCGCGCCTACGTGGGGACATTGGCGGCGAGCGTGAGCGTCACGGCGGGCTTCGCGCTGATCGGGGCGCTGAGTGCCCCCGCGCTGCCGCTCGCGGCCGTCGGCGTGCCGCCCCGCGCCGGGCCGTACCGGGTGGGCGTCACGCTGGGGGTCTCGGGCGGCCTGCTCCTGATCCCGGCGCTGCTGCTCCTGGTGGGGACGGCGGTGTACCGCGAGGGGGCGTTCGGCCCGGAGCTCCACCTCGGCGTGCTGCTCGCGGCGGTCTCGGGGCTGTACGGGCTGCTCTCGGGCGGCCTGCTGGGCCTGCTCACCGTGCGCGCCGGGCAGGTCTGGCGGCCCGCCGTGGCGGGGCTGCTCGGCGCGGGGCTGGGCGGGGCGATCTGCGGGCTGGTCTTCTCCCGCCTGGGCCTGAGCGACGTGAGCCGGGGTGGCTGGGGCTTTCTGCTGACGGTGGCGCTCCTCGTGGCGACCGTGCACCTGAGCTGGGGGATGGGCGTGCGCGCGGCGCTGGGCGGGCTGGTGGCCCGGAATCGGCGTCCCGGGGGGCGGGCGGTGCCCGTGCAGGCCGCCAGCCGGGTGCAGGTGAACGTGGTGGCGACCCTGGCCCTGCTCCTCCTCGGCGCGGGGGCGGGATTGACCCGAACCCTGGGCGACTTCGTGACGACCCGCCCGGTGGACCCCGGCCCGCCGCGCGCCGCCCGCCCTCTGGACCCGCCCGCCTGCCCCGAGCCCCGCGACCCGCTGGAACGGGCCGTCTGGCGCGTCACGACGCGGGAGGGGGAACCGGACCTCTCGTGCCGCCACACGGTCTTCCCCCTGCTGCGGATGCCCGGTCCCGGCCTGCCCGGGGAAGTCGGGGAGACGTCCCCCCGCGCCAGCGGCTTCGACGACGTGGCCTCGCTGGTCCTGACCGCCCGCCGCGAGGTCCTCTTCACCACGATGGAGTGGGACGAGGGCCCGCAGGACCCGGGCGAGACCCTGGCCCACGCGCTGGCCCGCCTGTACGCGCGGGTGAAGGCCGAGCCCGGGCGCTACCCGGACGGCCTGAGCGTGAGGTTGAGCCTCGGGAACTACCCGGTCGTCTCCACCTTCGAGTGGGGAGCGGAGGTCTGGGGCGCCCTGCGTGACCTGCTCGCGGCGGGCGTGCCGCTCTCGGACCCCCGCTCGGGTTGGCGGGTGCAGCTCGGCAACTACGCCGGGACCTTTCCCCACAGCCACGTCAAGCTGCTCGTGATCGACGGCGAGACGCTCATGGCGGCGGGCTTCAACTACGGCTACGGGCACTATCCCGTGGATCACCCGTCGGGGAAGGGGGTGGGTCTCTTCGACCTCGCGCTCGTGGTGCGCGGCCCGGTGGCGCAATCGGGCGTGAACGTCTTCGAAGACCTCTGGACGCGCAGCAAGCGGGTGGAGTGTCCCGGGGCGCCGGACCCCGACTCGCCGCGCGCCGGGTGCCGGTTGGGTGCTCCCGGCCAGCGCGAGGGGCGCCCCGCCGTGCGCCGGGCCGTGCCGGACGGGGGGGCGCGGGTCTTCAGCCTCTACCGCCGCGAGGGCTTCCCGGAGGCCGATGAGGCGGTCGCCGCCCTGCTGGACGCCGCGCGGGAACACGTGGACCTGCTGCATGTCAACTTCAGCATGAACGTGGGGTGCATCGTCGCCCTGCTCAACCCCACCCTCTGCACCGAGCGCGACCGCCTGCCCTGGATGACGGCCCTGCTGGAAGCGCTGGAGCGCGGCGTGACCGTCCGCCTGATGACCTCGCCCGAGGAGCTGAGCGGCATCGAGAACCGCATCGCGCTGGCCTACCTGCGGCGTGAGATGGGGCGGCGCGGCATCCCCGCCTCCCGCTTCCAGGCCCGCTGGTTCCCCACCCGGCTGCACGCCAAGGCCACGCTGATCGACGGCCGGATGCTCGTCGTCGGCTCCATGAACCTGCACTACTCCTCGTGGACCCAGGGCCCGCTGGGGCTCGCCGAGTACAGCCTCGCCACGGGTGACCCCGCCGTGACCCGCGAGTTCCGCCGGATGTACGGCGGCTTCTGGGCGCGGGCGGAAGGCGTGACCCTGCCGCCCTTCCTGGTGGAGGCGAGCGCGGGAAAGAGGTGA